The following coding sequences are from one Pseudonocardia sp. HH130630-07 window:
- a CDS encoding cell division protein PerM: protein MSTSSRPTRGRSAVRSRPSGSDGARRGERPDRARGGRNPAAARRAGPRTRRPGTGLDRLRILLVATMGSVLTGYTLLVPVAAVLAGTGGVPVTPDGALATAVPMWLAAHQIPIALDGRPLGVLPMVPTLIAVGTVAGFSGWAVRSLGGRVRHDAGAVVASQAGAAAAVAVLAGALLPKSMAVTAPWASLVGAGLVAGAAAGIGVVHACGPPAAWRRLLAGWPGAALAGARVGATGLLLVGALVLTGALALAATEVGDTAARLGPGVGAGLGVLVLAVGYLPNALVGAVSWALGAGVGIGVATSGPLLAEPGPLPPFPLTVVLPVTTVPAAAPLVLLLPVAVGVLTGYASRRALAGDVPPVERLAAPVTAVVVVAAGAALLATAAGGPLADGPYDPVSFRPGSVFLAVLLLVGVPAVLACAGPELARHVPVGGPDRRPSTRPAGGRGRRDRSDSVRDLVENRRRSGAAGPADDRAGDRADEDGPGG, encoded by the coding sequence GTGAGTACCTCGTCCCGGCCGACCCGTGGCCGATCCGCCGTCCGGTCCCGGCCGTCCGGGAGTGACGGGGCGCGCCGCGGCGAGCGGCCCGATCGGGCCCGGGGTGGGCGGAATCCCGCCGCGGCCCGCCGGGCCGGTCCCCGGACGCGCCGTCCCGGCACCGGGCTGGACCGGTTGCGCATCCTGCTCGTGGCGACCATGGGCTCGGTCCTGACCGGATACACCCTGCTCGTGCCGGTCGCGGCCGTGCTCGCCGGGACCGGGGGCGTCCCCGTGACGCCGGACGGTGCGCTCGCCACCGCGGTGCCCATGTGGCTGGCCGCCCACCAGATCCCGATCGCCCTCGACGGCCGTCCGCTCGGCGTGCTGCCCATGGTGCCGACCCTGATCGCCGTCGGGACGGTCGCCGGGTTCTCCGGCTGGGCCGTGCGCAGTCTCGGCGGACGGGTCCGGCACGACGCGGGCGCGGTCGTCGCCTCCCAGGCCGGGGCGGCGGCCGCGGTCGCGGTGCTGGCCGGTGCGCTGCTGCCGAAGTCGATGGCGGTGACGGCCCCGTGGGCGTCGCTGGTCGGGGCCGGGCTGGTGGCCGGGGCCGCCGCCGGGATCGGGGTCGTGCACGCCTGCGGGCCGCCGGCCGCGTGGCGGCGGCTGCTCGCGGGCTGGCCGGGCGCGGCACTCGCCGGGGCCCGGGTGGGCGCGACCGGCCTGCTGCTCGTCGGCGCGCTGGTCCTGACCGGGGCGCTGGCCCTTGCCGCGACCGAGGTCGGTGACACGGCCGCCCGGCTCGGGCCCGGTGTCGGTGCCGGGCTCGGGGTGCTCGTCCTCGCCGTCGGTTACCTGCCGAACGCGCTGGTGGGTGCGGTGTCCTGGGCGCTCGGCGCCGGGGTCGGGATCGGGGTGGCGACCTCCGGTCCGCTGCTCGCCGAACCGGGTCCGCTCCCGCCGTTCCCGCTGACCGTGGTGCTCCCGGTCACCACGGTCCCGGCCGCCGCGCCGCTGGTGCTGCTGCTCCCGGTCGCGGTCGGGGTGCTGACCGGGTACGCGAGCCGGCGGGCGCTCGCCGGGGACGTGCCACCGGTCGAACGCCTGGCCGCGCCGGTGACGGCGGTCGTCGTCGTCGCGGCCGGGGCCGCCCTGCTCGCGACGGCGGCCGGCGGGCCACTGGCCGACGGGCCGTACGACCCGGTGTCGTTCCGTCCGGGCTCGGTGTTCCTGGCGGTCCTCCTGCTGGTCGGGGTGCCCGCCGTGCTGGCCTGCGCCGGCCCGGAACTGGCCCGGCACGTGCCGGTGGGTGGCCCGGACCGCCGCCCGTCCACCCGTCCGGCCGGCGGCCGTGGCCGTCGCGACCGGTCGGACAGCGTGCGGGACCTCGTCGAGAACCGCCGTCGCTCCGGGGCCGCGGGCCCGGCCGACGACCGGGCCGGCGATCGAGCGGACGAGGACGGGCCGGGCGGCTGA
- the purN gene encoding phosphoribosylglycinamide formyltransferase, with protein sequence MQARDLPGAYRVVVLVSGAGTLLQALLDAPDPGYRVVAVGADRPGATGLDRAQDAGLPTFVERLADHPDRQSWNDALAEAVLGHRPDVVIGAGFMKLVAQTFLDALGCPMLNTHPALLPAFPGAHAVRDALAAGVTTTGATVHEVDAGLDTGPVLAQVEVPVLPSDDEDVLHERIKTEERRLLVETVRSLAASRSGRDNHEVSQ encoded by the coding sequence GTGCAGGCGCGGGATCTGCCCGGGGCGTACCGGGTCGTGGTGCTGGTCTCCGGGGCCGGGACCCTGCTGCAGGCGCTGCTCGACGCACCGGACCCCGGCTACCGGGTGGTCGCCGTCGGTGCCGACCGGCCGGGGGCCACCGGACTGGACCGGGCGCAGGACGCGGGCCTGCCGACGTTCGTCGAGCGGCTGGCCGACCACCCCGACCGGCAGAGCTGGAACGACGCGCTCGCCGAGGCCGTCCTCGGGCACCGGCCGGACGTCGTGATCGGGGCCGGCTTCATGAAGCTGGTCGCACAGACCTTCCTGGACGCGCTCGGATGCCCGATGCTGAACACGCACCCGGCCCTGCTGCCGGCGTTCCCCGGAGCGCACGCCGTGCGCGACGCGCTGGCCGCCGGCGTCACCACGACCGGCGCGACCGTGCACGAGGTCGACGCGGGACTGGACACCGGGCCGGTGCTCGCGCAGGTGGAGGTGCCGGTGCTGCCCTCCGACGACGAGGACGTCCTGCACGAGCGGATCAAGACCGAGGAACGACGACTGCTGGTCGAGACGGTGCGGAGCCTCGCGGCGTCGCGCAGCGGCCGGGACAACCACGAGGTGAGTCAGTGA
- a CDS encoding M28 family peptidase — protein sequence MTGTTGGRRGWWPGTGTRLARVLGAGVAVVALAACSPAGPGTATMETEDAASAGQADPGLPDRLAGAVSGDGAFAHLQELERIADANDGNRAIATPGYDASIDYVSGKLREAGYEVQTPSFDVRTFTAGDARLTVADAPVPTEVLSFSPATPPGGLTAPLSIRPKAPQDTGSGCEAADYTGMPAGAIAVVERGTCPFGQKSQLAGAAGAVAVIVTNTEDAALSATLGETTDVIPTAGVQKTAGAALRDGQQATLLLDTTIQQQTSRNVIAETSTGDPNRVVMAGAHLDGVPEGAGINDNGSGSAALLEVAQKLGSAPPAGQKVRFAWWGAEEIGLVGATRYMEALAEPDRAKVALYLNFDMVASPNSAYLVYDGDDSDDLGGEPGPPGSETVERVLTESLVAAGVQGPEGTAFDGRSDYGPFIEAGIPAGGLFTGAEEKKTPEQAQKWGGTAGQSYDPCYHTACDRLTNLDRTALDRNVTAMGASVGRFAVDLTGVPTR from the coding sequence ATGACGGGAACGACGGGCGGCCGACGGGGCTGGTGGCCCGGCACCGGGACCCGGCTGGCCCGGGTGCTCGGAGCGGGGGTGGCGGTCGTCGCGCTGGCCGCGTGCTCCCCGGCCGGGCCGGGGACCGCGACGATGGAGACCGAGGATGCCGCGTCCGCCGGGCAGGCCGATCCGGGGCTGCCGGACCGGCTCGCCGGGGCGGTGAGCGGTGACGGCGCGTTCGCGCACCTGCAGGAGCTGGAACGGATCGCCGACGCGAACGACGGCAACCGGGCGATCGCCACCCCGGGTTACGACGCGAGCATCGACTACGTCTCCGGGAAGCTGCGCGAGGCCGGGTACGAGGTGCAGACGCCGTCGTTCGACGTCCGCACCTTCACCGCGGGCGACGCCCGGCTCACGGTGGCGGACGCGCCGGTGCCCACCGAGGTCCTGAGCTTCTCCCCGGCCACGCCGCCGGGCGGCCTGACCGCACCGCTGTCGATCCGGCCGAAGGCACCGCAGGACACCGGCTCCGGGTGCGAGGCCGCGGACTACACCGGGATGCCGGCGGGGGCGATCGCCGTCGTCGAGCGCGGGACCTGCCCGTTCGGGCAGAAGTCCCAGCTCGCCGGGGCCGCCGGGGCGGTCGCCGTGATCGTCACGAACACCGAGGACGCGGCGCTGTCGGCCACCCTCGGCGAGACCACGGACGTGATCCCGACCGCGGGGGTGCAGAAGACGGCGGGTGCGGCCCTGCGCGACGGGCAGCAGGCCACGCTGCTGCTGGACACGACGATCCAGCAGCAGACCTCGCGCAACGTCATCGCCGAGACGAGCACCGGCGACCCGAACCGGGTGGTGATGGCCGGGGCGCACCTCGACGGTGTGCCGGAGGGCGCCGGGATCAACGACAACGGCAGCGGCAGCGCGGCGCTGCTCGAGGTCGCACAGAAGCTGGGCTCGGCCCCGCCCGCCGGCCAGAAGGTGCGGTTCGCCTGGTGGGGGGCCGAGGAGATCGGCCTGGTCGGCGCGACCCGGTACATGGAGGCCCTCGCGGAACCGGATCGGGCGAAGGTCGCGCTCTACCTGAACTTCGACATGGTCGCCTCCCCGAACTCCGCCTACCTCGTCTACGACGGGGACGACTCCGACGACCTCGGTGGCGAGCCGGGCCCGCCCGGGTCGGAGACCGTGGAGCGGGTACTGACCGAGTCCCTGGTCGCCGCCGGCGTGCAGGGCCCGGAGGGCACGGCGTTCGACGGCCGCTCGGACTACGGGCCGTTCATCGAGGCGGGCATCCCGGCGGGCGGCCTGTTCACCGGGGCGGAGGAGAAGAAGACCCCGGAGCAGGCCCAGAAGTGGGGCGGCACGGCGGGCCAGTCCTACGACCCGTGCTACCACACGGCGTGCGACCGGCTCACCAACCTCGACCGGACCGCGCTGGACCGCAACGTCACCGCGATGGGTGCGTCGGTCGGGCGGTTCGCGGTGGACCTGACCGGAGTGCCCACCCGCTGA
- a CDS encoding DNA polymerase Y family protein produces the protein MSTAEAVGAPGPHGRGSAPPDPRVLAVWSPDWPVTAAARAAHVPAHRPAAVLGANRVLACSATARRHGVRRGLRRREAEARCPDLAVLAPDPGRDARLFEPVAVAVEALAPGVEIVRPGLLVLPARGPVGWFGGERAAVERLMDQVALHAATECQIGVADGMFAAELAARRGRGVPAGRSAEFLAPLEVAELDRDPAVDRSELVDLLRRLGLRSLGAFAALAETDVASRFGTDAVAAHRLARGLDPRPPARRVPPEELAAAIELDPPVDRVDAAAFAARGLATRLHEALAGHGLACTRLGVHARTGSGEELLRIWRCAEPLTPAGTVDRVRWQLDTWLGRGGSGTLVALRLTPEDTVPAGVLQHGLWGDVGENDDRAGRALVRVQALLGPAAVVTAVPAGGRDPGERVRWVPWGDERVVEPTAVPPRPGAGAAVGRAAGTPGHVGPGADDACPDADARPDTRAVAGAGAGPDVSVSVSVSVDAGAGAGAGAGAGAGNSAGVGTRPGAAAGPGVPGSPAAVAARRAPGRRPPVDPPASWPGRLPAPSPATVPPSPSPVRLVGAGGAEIRPVAPDLLDDAPHRIRGGDGPDREIVGWAGPWPVHARWWSPDGPGPTTRLQVVLADGTALLLQHRGARWEVTGVYD, from the coding sequence ATGAGCACGGCGGAGGCGGTGGGTGCGCCCGGCCCGCACGGCCGTGGGAGCGCGCCCCCCGATCCGCGGGTGCTGGCGGTGTGGTCGCCGGACTGGCCGGTGACCGCTGCGGCCAGGGCCGCACACGTGCCGGCGCACCGGCCGGCGGCCGTCCTCGGCGCCAACCGGGTGCTGGCCTGCTCGGCCACCGCCCGGCGGCACGGGGTGCGCCGGGGGCTGCGCCGCCGCGAGGCGGAGGCCCGGTGCCCGGATCTCGCCGTGCTCGCCCCCGACCCGGGGCGGGACGCCCGGCTGTTCGAGCCGGTCGCCGTCGCGGTCGAGGCGCTCGCGCCGGGGGTCGAGATCGTCCGGCCGGGGCTGCTCGTGCTGCCCGCCCGGGGCCCGGTCGGCTGGTTCGGCGGGGAGCGGGCCGCGGTCGAGCGGTTGATGGACCAGGTCGCCCTGCACGCGGCCACCGAGTGCCAGATCGGCGTGGCGGACGGGATGTTCGCGGCCGAGCTCGCCGCCCGGCGGGGCCGCGGGGTTCCCGCGGGCCGGTCGGCGGAGTTCCTCGCGCCACTGGAGGTCGCCGAGCTGGACCGGGACCCGGCGGTGGACCGCTCCGAGCTGGTCGACCTGCTGCGCCGGCTCGGCCTGCGGTCCCTCGGTGCGTTCGCCGCACTCGCCGAGACCGACGTGGCCTCCCGGTTCGGCACCGACGCGGTGGCCGCGCACCGGCTCGCCCGCGGTCTCGATCCACGGCCGCCGGCCCGGCGGGTCCCGCCGGAGGAACTCGCCGCGGCGATCGAGCTGGACCCGCCGGTGGACCGGGTGGACGCGGCGGCCTTCGCCGCGCGGGGGCTCGCCACCCGGTTGCACGAGGCGCTCGCCGGGCACGGCCTGGCGTGCACCCGGCTGGGGGTGCACGCCCGTACCGGGAGCGGGGAGGAGCTGCTGCGGATCTGGCGGTGCGCCGAACCGCTGACCCCGGCCGGCACCGTCGACCGGGTGCGCTGGCAGCTCGACACCTGGCTCGGCCGCGGTGGCTCGGGCACGCTGGTCGCTCTCCGGCTCACCCCGGAGGACACGGTGCCGGCCGGGGTGCTGCAGCACGGGCTGTGGGGCGACGTCGGCGAGAACGACGACCGCGCCGGGCGCGCGCTGGTCCGGGTGCAGGCGTTGCTCGGCCCGGCCGCGGTGGTCACGGCGGTCCCGGCGGGCGGGCGGGACCCCGGCGAACGGGTGCGGTGGGTGCCGTGGGGCGACGAGCGGGTCGTCGAGCCGACGGCGGTGCCACCACGGCCCGGGGCCGGGGCGGCCGTCGGCCGTGCCGCCGGGACACCGGGGCACGTCGGGCCCGGGGCCGACGACGCCTGCCCCGACGCCGACGCCCGCCCCGACACGCGTGCTGTCGCCGGTGCCGGTGCTGGCCCCGACGTCAGTGTCAGTGTCAGTGTCAGTGTCGATGCCGGAGCCGGAGCCGGAGCCGGAGCCGGAGCCGGAGCCGGGAACAGCGCCGGGGTCGGGACCCGGCCCGGTGCTGCGGCCGGGCCGGGGGTGCCGGGGAGCCCGGCCGCCGTCGCGGCCCGGCGCGCGCCCGGGCGGCGCCCGCCGGTGGACCCGCCCGCGTCCTGGCCCGGCCGGCTCCCGGCGCCGTCCCCGGCCACCGTGCCGCCGTCCCCGTCCCCGGTCCGGCTGGTGGGCGCGGGCGGAGCCGAGATCCGGCCGGTGGCGCCCGACCTGCTCGACGACGCACCGCACCGGATCCGCGGCGGCGACGGGCCGGACCGCGAGATCGTCGGCTGGGCTGGGCCGTGGCCGGTGCACGCCCGCTGGTGGTCACCGGACGGCCCGGGGCCCACGACCCGGTTGCAGGTGGTGCTGGCCGACGGGACGGCGCTGCTGCTGCAGCACCGCGGGGCGCGCTGGGAGGTGACCGGTGTCTACGACTGA
- the sucC gene encoding ADP-forming succinate--CoA ligase subunit beta, which yields MDLYEYQAKDLFAAHGVPVLPGKTVDNAAAAAAAADELGTAVVVKAQVKTGGRGKAGGVKLAENAAEAQEKAGAILGLDIKGHTVHQVLVTEASDIAEEYYFSFLLDRSNRTFLAMCSAEGGMEIEELAVERPEALARIPIDPIAGVDKAKADEIVAAGKIPAAVADEAATVIVKLWETFVAEDATLVEVNPLVRDPQDKVIALDGKVTLDENAGFRHPDHEQLVDERTENPLEAKAKAKGLNYVKLDGGQVGIIGNGAGLVMSTLDVVAYAGEAHGGVKPANFLDIGGGASAQVMADGLDVILGDDEVKSVFVNVFGGITACDAVANGIVEALKILGDDATKPLVVRLDGNNVVEGRQILADANHPLVTVVATMDDAAAKAAELANAAGA from the coding sequence GTGGACCTGTACGAGTACCAGGCGAAGGACCTCTTCGCCGCGCACGGAGTCCCGGTCCTTCCGGGGAAGACCGTGGACAACGCCGCCGCTGCGGCGGCCGCGGCGGACGAGCTGGGCACCGCAGTCGTGGTCAAGGCCCAGGTCAAGACCGGGGGCCGGGGCAAGGCCGGTGGCGTGAAGCTGGCCGAGAACGCGGCCGAGGCGCAGGAGAAGGCCGGGGCGATCCTCGGCCTGGACATCAAGGGCCACACGGTGCACCAGGTTCTGGTGACCGAGGCCAGCGACATCGCCGAGGAGTACTACTTCTCGTTCCTGCTGGACCGGTCCAACCGGACGTTCCTGGCCATGTGCTCGGCCGAGGGCGGCATGGAGATCGAGGAGCTGGCCGTCGAGCGCCCGGAGGCGCTGGCCCGGATCCCGATCGACCCGATCGCCGGGGTCGACAAGGCGAAGGCCGACGAGATCGTCGCCGCGGGGAAGATCCCGGCCGCCGTCGCCGACGAGGCCGCGACCGTGATCGTGAAGCTGTGGGAGACCTTCGTCGCCGAGGACGCGACCCTGGTCGAGGTCAACCCGCTGGTCCGGGACCCGCAGGACAAGGTGATCGCCCTCGACGGCAAGGTCACCCTGGACGAGAACGCCGGGTTCCGGCACCCCGACCACGAGCAGCTGGTCGACGAGCGCACCGAGAACCCGCTCGAGGCGAAGGCCAAGGCCAAGGGCCTGAACTACGTCAAGCTCGACGGCGGCCAGGTCGGCATCATCGGCAACGGCGCGGGTCTGGTCATGTCGACCCTCGACGTCGTCGCGTACGCCGGTGAGGCGCACGGTGGCGTGAAGCCGGCCAACTTCCTCGACATCGGCGGCGGCGCCTCGGCGCAGGTCATGGCCGACGGCCTGGACGTCATCCTGGGCGACGACGAGGTCAAGAGCGTCTTCGTCAACGTCTTCGGTGGCATCACCGCGTGCGACGCGGTCGCGAACGGCATCGTCGAGGCGCTGAAGATCCTCGGCGACGACGCGACCAAGCCGCTGGTCGTCCGGCTGGACGGCAACAACGTGGTCGAGGGACGCCAGATCCTCGCCGACGCGAACCACCCGCTGGTCACGGTGGTCGCCACGATGGACGACGCGGCCGCGAAGGCCGCGGAGCTTGCGAACGCCGCGGGAGCCTGA
- the sucD gene encoding succinate--CoA ligase subunit alpha: MSIFLNENSKVIVQGITGGEGTKHATKMIAAGTNVVGGVNARKAGTTHSVGGKDVTVYGTVEEAMKETGADVSVVFVPPKFAKDAVIEAIDAEIPLAVVITEGIPVHDSAYFWAHAVAKGNKTRIIGPNCPGVISPGKSNAGIIPADIAGAGRIGLVSKSGTLTYQMMYELREFGFSTAIGIGGDPVIGTTHIDALEAFEADPETEAIVMIGEIGGDAEERAADFIKANVTKPVVGYVAGFTAPEGKTMGHAGAIVSGSAGTAQAKKEALEAAGVKVGKTPSETAALMKGILSA, from the coding sequence ATGTCGATCTTCCTCAACGAGAACAGCAAGGTCATCGTCCAGGGCATCACCGGCGGTGAGGGCACCAAGCACGCCACCAAGATGATCGCCGCCGGCACCAACGTCGTGGGCGGTGTCAACGCCCGCAAGGCCGGCACCACGCACTCGGTCGGCGGCAAGGACGTCACCGTGTACGGCACGGTGGAGGAGGCGATGAAGGAGACCGGCGCCGACGTGTCGGTCGTCTTCGTGCCGCCGAAGTTCGCCAAGGACGCCGTGATCGAGGCCATCGACGCCGAGATCCCGCTGGCGGTCGTCATCACCGAGGGCATCCCGGTGCACGACTCGGCCTACTTCTGGGCGCACGCCGTCGCGAAGGGCAACAAGACCCGGATCATCGGGCCGAACTGCCCCGGCGTCATCTCCCCCGGGAAGTCGAACGCGGGCATCATCCCGGCCGACATCGCCGGCGCCGGCAGGATCGGCCTGGTGTCGAAGTCCGGCACGCTGACCTACCAGATGATGTACGAGCTGCGTGAGTTCGGCTTCTCCACCGCCATCGGCATCGGCGGCGACCCGGTCATCGGCACCACCCACATCGACGCCCTCGAGGCGTTCGAGGCGGACCCGGAGACCGAGGCCATCGTGATGATCGGTGAGATCGGTGGCGACGCCGAGGAGCGCGCCGCGGACTTCATCAAGGCCAACGTCACCAAGCCGGTCGTCGGCTACGTCGCGGGCTTCACCGCGCCGGAGGGCAAGACGATGGGCCACGCCGGCGCGATCGTGTCCGGCTCGGCCGGCACCGCGCAGGCGAAGAAGGAGGCCCTGGAGGCGGCGGGGGTCAAGGTCGGCAAGACGCCGTCCGAGACCGCCGCGCTGATGAAGGGGATCCTCTCCGCCTGA
- the purH gene encoding bifunctional phosphoribosylaminoimidazolecarboxamide formyltransferase/IMP cyclohydrolase codes for MSERRPVRRALISVYDKAGLLDLATGLHAAGVQIVSTGSTARRIADAGVPVTPVEEVTGFPECLDGRVKTLHPRVHAGLLADSRSAEHVAQLEQLNIAPFDLLVSNLYPFAETVASGAARDEVVEQIDIGGPAMVRASAKNHESMTVVVDPARYGWVLEQVAAGGFVVADRRRLAAEAFRHTAAYDTAVATWMGEQFAGTDEETPEWLGATWVRERPLRYGENPHQAAALYTGGGTPGGLAGAEQLHGKEMSYNNYVDADAAWRAAHDHGDAPTVAVIKHANPCGIAVGADVAQAHRKAHATDPVSAYGGVIAVNGEVTTTLAEQVAEIFTEVLVAPSYADGALEILQRKKNVRLLRIPGEFVRGGTELRPISGGLLAQQRDLVDAAGDDPAAWKLVTGDPASPEVLADLAFAWRACRAVKSNAILLAHDGAAVGVGMGQVNRVDAARLAVERAGDRVRGAVAASDAFFPFPDGLEVLLAAGIAAVVQPGGSVRDELVVAACAEAGVPMYLTGTRHFAH; via the coding sequence GTGAGTGAGCGCAGGCCGGTCCGCCGGGCCCTGATCAGCGTCTACGACAAGGCCGGGCTACTGGACCTGGCGACCGGGCTGCACGCGGCCGGGGTGCAGATCGTCTCGACCGGGTCGACGGCCCGGCGGATCGCCGACGCGGGCGTCCCGGTGACCCCGGTCGAGGAGGTCACCGGGTTCCCGGAGTGCCTCGACGGCCGGGTCAAGACCCTGCACCCCCGGGTGCACGCCGGGCTGCTCGCCGACAGCCGGTCCGCCGAGCACGTCGCGCAGCTGGAGCAGCTGAACATCGCGCCGTTCGACCTGCTGGTGTCGAACCTCTACCCGTTCGCGGAGACCGTCGCGTCCGGGGCGGCCCGTGACGAGGTCGTCGAGCAGATCGACATCGGCGGCCCGGCGATGGTGCGGGCGTCGGCGAAGAACCACGAGAGCATGACGGTGGTCGTCGACCCCGCGCGCTACGGCTGGGTCCTGGAGCAGGTCGCCGCGGGTGGTTTCGTCGTCGCCGACCGGCGCCGCCTGGCCGCCGAGGCGTTCCGGCACACCGCGGCGTACGACACGGCCGTCGCGACCTGGATGGGCGAGCAGTTCGCCGGTACCGACGAGGAGACGCCGGAGTGGCTCGGCGCCACCTGGGTCCGGGAGCGCCCGCTGCGCTACGGCGAGAACCCGCACCAGGCCGCGGCGCTGTACACCGGTGGCGGCACCCCGGGCGGGCTCGCCGGGGCCGAGCAGCTGCACGGCAAGGAGATGTCCTACAATAACTACGTCGACGCGGACGCCGCCTGGCGCGCCGCGCACGACCACGGTGACGCCCCGACGGTCGCGGTGATCAAGCACGCGAACCCGTGCGGGATCGCGGTCGGCGCCGACGTCGCCCAGGCGCACCGCAAGGCGCACGCCACCGACCCGGTGTCCGCCTACGGCGGTGTGATCGCGGTCAACGGCGAGGTGACGACGACCCTGGCCGAGCAGGTCGCGGAGATCTTCACCGAGGTGCTGGTCGCGCCGTCCTACGCCGACGGTGCGCTGGAGATCCTGCAGCGCAAGAAGAACGTCCGGCTGCTGCGGATCCCGGGCGAGTTCGTCCGGGGCGGGACCGAGCTGCGGCCCATCTCCGGCGGGCTGCTCGCCCAGCAGCGGGACCTGGTCGACGCCGCCGGTGACGACCCGGCCGCCTGGAAGCTCGTCACCGGCGATCCCGCCTCCCCGGAGGTCCTCGCCGATCTCGCCTTCGCCTGGCGGGCCTGCCGCGCGGTGAAGTCCAACGCGATCCTGCTGGCGCACGACGGTGCGGCCGTGGGCGTCGGGATGGGCCAGGTCAACCGGGTCGACGCCGCCCGGCTCGCGGTGGAGCGGGCCGGTGACCGGGTGCGCGGCGCGGTCGCGGCCTCGGACGCGTTCTTCCCGTTCCCGGACGGCCTGGAGGTGCTGCTCGCGGCCGGGATCGCGGCGGTCGTGCAGCCGGGTGGTTCGGTGCGCGACGAGCTCGTCGTCGCGGCCTGTGCGGAGGCCGGCGTCCCGATGTACCTGACGGGGACCCGGCACTTCGCCCACTGA